In the genome of Cystobacter fuscus DSM 2262, one region contains:
- a CDS encoding TolB family protein produces MKALVRILGLAAVAGLAAACEPLDIDWGDGGGGGGGGGAFSSGFVFVRNGTDGRNVYAVDEDGNANLPLRLTTEGGAYEPTVSRSGLLVAFVYRSNSGWEIRTVPTTGTGRASTVVSSTSTSCPRCSNFRYPTISPTGETIVFTLTSNNTPALARVNIDGTGFRILVTGNYASYGAASFYPNGSSVLMAAGYGAGQLNTLLNVNVTTGASNVITSSLGNTGAVSVVSRAVVSPDGTRVAFDGQTNNGSQIFVGQLGSQNLSSVTQLTRHTGESFVMDTWPSWRGNTEVTFLSNSGGNDNIYRISTATTGAGTLLVPGALEPSYGGT; encoded by the coding sequence ATGAAGGCGTTGGTACGGATTCTTGGACTGGCCGCGGTGGCCGGGCTGGCGGCGGCGTGCGAGCCGCTGGATATCGATTGGGGTGACGGCGGTGGTGGTGGTGGCGGCGGCGGAGCCTTCAGCAGTGGCTTCGTCTTCGTGCGCAACGGCACGGATGGCCGCAACGTGTACGCGGTGGATGAGGACGGCAACGCCAACCTGCCGCTGCGGCTGACCACCGAGGGCGGGGCGTACGAGCCCACCGTGTCGCGCAGCGGCCTGCTCGTGGCGTTCGTGTACCGCTCGAACTCGGGCTGGGAGATTCGCACGGTGCCCACCACGGGCACGGGCCGGGCCTCCACGGTCGTCTCCAGCACGAGCACCTCTTGCCCGAGGTGCTCCAACTTCCGCTACCCCACGATCAGCCCCACCGGGGAGACGATCGTCTTCACCCTGACGAGTAACAACACCCCCGCGCTGGCGCGGGTGAACATCGACGGCACGGGCTTCCGGATCCTCGTGACGGGCAACTACGCCAGCTACGGCGCGGCGTCCTTCTACCCGAATGGAAGCAGCGTGCTCATGGCGGCGGGTTACGGCGCCGGCCAGTTGAACACGCTGCTCAACGTGAACGTGACGACGGGCGCCTCCAACGTCATCACCAGCAGCCTGGGGAACACGGGCGCGGTGTCGGTGGTGTCGCGCGCCGTGGTGTCCCCGGATGGCACGCGCGTGGCCTTCGATGGGCAGACGAACAACGGCTCGCAGATCTTCGTGGGCCAGCTGGGCAGCCAGAACCTCTCCAGCGTGACGCAGCTCACCCGGCACACCGGGGAGAGCTTCGTGATGGACACCTGGCCGAGCTGGCGCGGCAACACCGAGGTGACGTTCCTGTCCAACTCGGGCGGCAACGACAACATCTACCGCATCAGCACCGCCACCACCGGCGCGGGCACCCTCCTGGTGCCGGGCGCGCTCGAGCCCTCCTACGGCGGCACGTAG
- the truB gene encoding tRNA pseudouridine(55) synthase TruB, with translation MKPGIYLAHKPVGVTSFSLVRAFMEEVEAAGLTRKQLPVCHGGTLDPFAEGLLLLLAGPATHLMDGLHALPKTYEAEVVWGVETDTGDGLGQPTPLGSTAHLTPATLDAALAPFLGWTDQVPPATSAKKVDGEPAYKKAHRGEAVELPPSRVYLHEARWLAHELPHRSHLRITCRGGYYVRALARDLGRALGCGAHLSRLRRTAIGPWEDPGPNGRVALHGPALLPWYPSRAIAGDEINALKHGRTLPRGELRPPEWSLPPGFPPPEPLVRALQRGRFVALLREQDGALQVHTHLWAGL, from the coding sequence ATGAAGCCCGGCATCTATCTGGCCCATAAACCGGTGGGCGTCACCAGTTTTTCCCTCGTGCGGGCCTTCATGGAGGAGGTGGAGGCCGCGGGCCTCACGCGCAAACAGCTCCCCGTGTGCCACGGGGGCACGTTGGACCCGTTCGCCGAGGGGCTCCTGCTGCTGCTCGCCGGCCCCGCCACCCACCTCATGGACGGACTGCACGCCCTGCCCAAGACGTACGAGGCCGAAGTCGTCTGGGGCGTGGAGACGGACACCGGGGACGGGCTCGGCCAGCCCACCCCGCTCGGCTCCACCGCCCACCTCACCCCCGCCACCCTGGACGCCGCGCTCGCTCCCTTCCTCGGGTGGACCGACCAGGTGCCGCCCGCCACCAGCGCCAAGAAGGTGGACGGCGAGCCCGCCTACAAGAAGGCCCACCGGGGCGAGGCCGTGGAGCTCCCCCCCTCGCGCGTCTACCTGCACGAGGCGCGCTGGCTCGCGCATGAGCTGCCCCACCGCAGCCACCTGCGCATCACCTGCCGCGGGGGCTACTACGTGCGGGCGCTGGCGCGCGACCTCGGCCGGGCGCTCGGGTGTGGCGCGCACCTGTCCCGGCTGCGCCGTACCGCCATCGGCCCTTGGGAGGATCCCGGCCCGAACGGCCGCGTCGCCCTGCACGGCCCGGCGCTCCTGCCCTGGTACCCCTCCCGCGCCATCGCCGGCGACGAAATCAACGCCCTCAAGCACGGGCGCACCCTCCCCCGGGGCGAGCTCCGGCCTCCCGAGTGGTCCCTCCCCCCGGGATTCCCGCCCCCCGAGCCGCTCGTGCGGGCCCTGCAACGCGGGCGCTTCGTCGCGCTGCTGCGCGAGCAGGACGGCG
- a CDS encoding non-proteolytic archaemetzincin-like protein, which produces MPQKALLLVPVGNPPPVLLRDLEEPLALQLGLRVVVGKTALSTPTYAFNKDRAQYHCNAIMRRLVTLMEPGHAMVMGVTDVDLFVPDSPFVLGEADRESKSAVLSVSRLRQGVEGEQLKRRVQVEAIHLAGHLLGLSYCEDARCVMFFAQTPQDCDRKHMSPCNNCRNEFNKLSR; this is translated from the coding sequence ATGCCGCAGAAGGCCCTCCTGCTGGTGCCAGTGGGCAATCCGCCACCGGTACTCCTGCGGGACTTGGAGGAGCCCCTCGCGCTGCAACTGGGTCTGCGGGTCGTCGTGGGCAAGACGGCCCTGTCCACGCCCACCTACGCCTTCAACAAGGACCGGGCGCAGTACCACTGCAACGCCATCATGCGGCGGCTGGTGACGTTGATGGAGCCGGGCCACGCCATGGTGATGGGCGTGACGGACGTGGACCTGTTCGTACCGGACTCGCCCTTCGTGCTGGGGGAGGCGGACCGGGAATCCAAGAGCGCGGTGTTGAGCGTGTCGCGGCTGCGCCAGGGCGTGGAGGGCGAGCAGCTCAAGCGCCGCGTGCAGGTGGAGGCCATCCACCTGGCGGGGCACCTGTTGGGCCTGTCCTACTGCGAGGACGCGCGGTGCGTGATGTTCTTCGCCCAGACGCCCCAGGACTGCGACCGCAAGCACATGTCGCCCTGCAACAACTGCCGCAACGAGTTCAATAAGCTCTCCCGCTGA
- a CDS encoding vWA domain-containing protein has protein sequence MKLTAWAVERDGGKGRDVHLLVTVEAEADAPRAPVAVNLVLDRSASMRGAPMAAAVEAALLLVERAGPKDYLGLLAFDGVPEQLAPLRIMDSEARAQLVERLSALKTGQGTALHEAVDSGAAAIRRLFVPGARPKMLVLTDGEPSVGPRALAEFRTLGATVAESGISLHALGLGRHYLPEILEALTGPSGTGFTHVDDAEGLPLATAALVAELFGEVGTYGRIFVRPTGFSELLCRHRYPARSEVDALSVGLGSLSHAFARRALFTGRLESADWSLGVTTTWMENGDTRRVTVPVQRALPDSPEGRLIRAVGVELDLVAAESASWKALLRRNPPAAEQALVTAESALRELFELGVDEVPPRRHEERLVDLRRAVERKGAELPALLVRRARAEDARTGLSIVQHLPAPSKAGR, from the coding sequence ATGAAGCTGACGGCCTGGGCGGTCGAGCGCGACGGGGGGAAGGGTCGGGACGTTCACCTGCTCGTGACCGTGGAGGCCGAGGCGGATGCTCCCCGCGCTCCCGTGGCGGTGAACCTGGTGCTCGACCGGAGTGCTTCCATGCGGGGCGCGCCCATGGCCGCCGCGGTGGAGGCCGCGCTGCTGCTCGTCGAGCGCGCCGGTCCCAAGGACTACCTGGGCCTGCTCGCCTTCGATGGCGTGCCCGAGCAGCTCGCGCCCCTGCGCATCATGGACTCGGAGGCGCGCGCCCAGCTCGTCGAGCGCCTGTCGGCGCTCAAGACGGGGCAGGGCACCGCGCTGCACGAGGCGGTGGACTCCGGCGCCGCCGCCATCCGCCGGCTGTTCGTCCCGGGCGCGCGGCCGAAGATGCTGGTGCTCACCGATGGAGAGCCCTCGGTGGGCCCGCGCGCCCTCGCCGAGTTCCGCACGCTGGGCGCCACGGTGGCCGAGTCCGGCATCTCCCTGCACGCGCTGGGACTCGGGCGGCACTACCTGCCGGAAATCCTGGAGGCGCTCACCGGCCCCTCGGGCACGGGCTTCACCCACGTGGACGACGCGGAGGGGCTGCCCCTGGCCACCGCGGCCCTGGTGGCCGAGCTCTTCGGCGAGGTGGGCACCTATGGCCGCATCTTCGTGCGCCCCACGGGCTTCTCCGAGCTGCTCTGCCGCCACCGCTACCCGGCGCGCTCGGAAGTGGATGCGCTGAGCGTGGGGCTGGGCTCGCTGTCGCATGCCTTCGCGCGCCGGGCCCTGTTCACCGGACGACTGGAGTCGGCCGACTGGTCGCTCGGCGTGACGACCACGTGGATGGAGAACGGGGACACGCGCCGCGTCACCGTGCCCGTGCAGCGCGCCCTGCCGGACAGCCCCGAGGGCCGGCTCATCCGCGCGGTGGGCGTGGAACTGGACCTGGTGGCGGCCGAGTCCGCCTCGTGGAAGGCGCTCTTGCGGCGCAATCCCCCCGCCGCCGAGCAGGCCCTGGTGACGGCCGAATCCGCCCTGCGTGAACTCTTCGAGCTGGGCGTGGACGAGGTGCCCCCCAGGCGGCACGAGGAGCGGCTGGTGGACCTGCGGCGGGCGGTGGAGCGCAAGGGCGCCGAGCTGCCAGCGTTGCTCGTGCGCCGCGCCCGGGCCGAGGACGCGCGCACGGGATTGAGTATCGTGCAGCACCTTCCCGCCCCCAGCAAGGCGGGACGCTGA
- a CDS encoding (Fe-S)-binding protein: MSPIITGLLLTVGVSVFVMTMAGRIGALLAMKPENRLDRLPQRAIALLKFGLGQKRMVDPEERTAGLMHVFIFAAFMVLALRTIMMFVMGFSETALEVLTNLQAPFWAEQPGLLLVYKLYLLTKDGVAALALLGSAYFVWLRGSVKPDRLSPSWEAFLILGFISGLMVTEFLFGGSHMVPREQTMPLATGNFVWWEPVTSVFGMVMRPMGYPVAHVLGVAGFWIHLAIILAFLNFLPVGKHFHVITGLPNVFFQRLAPKDDPRTTQSAKLTTPNLEKEEFGAATIKDLTWKQGLDLYSCTECGRCQTHCPTYITGKPLTHKGVNQDLKHWVWDHQMWVEEGRGPSGTTEPLPEMIGSALKAETVWACTSCGWCETACPVFIENVPRLIDMRRYQVQVKAEFPPEIQRVFEGMERQGNPWGLGQDRRDEWAEDLALPTWGDGGGPYEYLFFVGCAGSYDDKQKKVSRALVKILREAGVSFATLSKQEMCNGDSARRMGNEYLYQTLAKTNVETWNAMGVKAVITQCPHCFNTIKNEYPEFGGEYQVINHTQLINQLLKEKRIKLSQVMNQKLTYHDPCYLGRHNGVYDAPREVLNAIPGLEVVEMQRSKREGFCCGAGGGRMWMEEHIGTRINHNRVNEVALTLKHAEDPSTPYPDATDKKKPGMVGDYKEPGGKGVVAVACPFCSTMLNDAVNDTGREQNIKVKDITELVADAMEVRKGAGTVAPGSAVSAKPE, from the coding sequence ATGAGTCCCATCATCACAGGCCTGCTGCTCACCGTCGGAGTCTCCGTCTTCGTCATGACCATGGCCGGGCGCATTGGCGCCCTGCTGGCGATGAAGCCGGAGAACCGGTTGGATCGCCTTCCCCAGCGCGCGATCGCGCTCCTGAAATTCGGCCTCGGACAGAAGCGCATGGTGGACCCGGAGGAGCGCACCGCGGGTCTCATGCACGTGTTCATCTTCGCGGCGTTCATGGTGCTGGCGCTGCGCACCATCATGATGTTCGTGATGGGCTTCTCCGAGACGGCGCTCGAGGTGCTCACGAACCTGCAAGCGCCCTTCTGGGCCGAGCAGCCGGGCCTCTTGCTCGTCTACAAGCTCTACCTGCTCACCAAGGACGGGGTGGCGGCGCTGGCGCTGCTCGGCTCGGCCTACTTCGTGTGGCTGCGCGGCAGCGTGAAGCCGGACCGGCTCAGCCCCTCGTGGGAGGCGTTCCTCATCCTCGGCTTCATCTCCGGCCTGATGGTGACGGAGTTCCTCTTCGGTGGCAGCCACATGGTGCCGCGCGAGCAGACGATGCCGCTGGCCACGGGCAACTTCGTGTGGTGGGAGCCCGTCACGAGCGTGTTCGGCATGGTGATGCGCCCCATGGGCTACCCGGTGGCCCACGTGCTGGGTGTGGCGGGCTTCTGGATCCACCTGGCCATCATCCTCGCGTTCCTCAACTTCCTGCCCGTGGGCAAGCACTTCCACGTCATCACCGGCCTGCCCAACGTCTTCTTCCAGCGCCTGGCGCCCAAGGATGATCCGCGCACCACCCAGAGCGCCAAGCTCACCACGCCCAACCTGGAGAAGGAGGAGTTCGGCGCCGCGACGATCAAGGACCTCACGTGGAAGCAGGGCTTGGATCTGTACTCGTGCACCGAGTGCGGCCGCTGCCAGACGCACTGCCCCACGTACATCACCGGCAAGCCCCTCACGCACAAGGGCGTGAACCAGGACCTGAAGCACTGGGTGTGGGACCACCAGATGTGGGTGGAGGAGGGCCGGGGCCCGTCGGGCACCACCGAGCCGCTGCCGGAGATGATCGGCAGCGCGCTGAAGGCGGAGACGGTGTGGGCGTGCACGAGCTGCGGCTGGTGCGAGACGGCGTGCCCGGTGTTCATCGAGAACGTGCCGCGGCTCATCGACATGCGCCGCTACCAGGTGCAGGTGAAGGCGGAGTTCCCGCCGGAAATCCAGCGCGTGTTCGAGGGCATGGAGCGCCAGGGCAACCCCTGGGGCCTGGGCCAGGACCGGCGCGACGAGTGGGCGGAGGACCTCGCCCTGCCCACGTGGGGTGATGGCGGCGGCCCCTACGAGTACCTCTTCTTCGTGGGGTGCGCGGGCAGCTACGACGACAAGCAGAAGAAGGTGAGCCGGGCGCTGGTGAAGATCCTGCGCGAGGCGGGGGTGAGCTTCGCCACGCTGAGCAAGCAGGAGATGTGCAACGGGGACTCGGCGCGCCGCATGGGCAACGAGTACCTGTACCAGACGCTGGCCAAGACGAACGTGGAGACGTGGAACGCCATGGGCGTCAAGGCGGTCATCACCCAGTGCCCGCACTGCTTCAACACCATCAAGAACGAGTACCCGGAGTTCGGCGGCGAGTACCAGGTCATCAACCACACGCAGCTCATCAACCAGCTGCTCAAGGAGAAGCGCATCAAGCTCTCCCAGGTGATGAACCAGAAGCTCACCTACCACGACCCCTGCTACCTGGGCCGGCACAACGGCGTGTACGACGCGCCGCGCGAGGTGCTCAACGCCATTCCGGGCCTGGAGGTGGTGGAGATGCAGCGCAGCAAGCGCGAGGGCTTCTGCTGCGGCGCGGGTGGCGGGCGCATGTGGATGGAGGAGCACATCGGCACGCGCATCAACCACAACCGCGTCAACGAGGTGGCCCTCACGCTCAAGCACGCCGAGGACCCGAGCACCCCGTACCCGGACGCCACGGACAAGAAGAAGCCGGGCATGGTGGGCGACTACAAGGAGCCGGGTGGCAAGGGCGTGGTGGCGGTGGCCTGCCCCTTCTGCTCGACGATGCTCAACGACGCGGTGAACGACACGGGCCGCGAGCAGAACATCAAGGTGAAGGACATCACCGAGCTGGTCGCCGACGCCATGGAGGTCCGCAAGGGCGCGGGCACCGTGGCCCCGGGCAGCGCGGTGAGCGCCAAGCCGGAGTGA